A window of the Brassica napus cultivar Da-Ae chromosome A2, Da-Ae, whole genome shotgun sequence genome harbors these coding sequences:
- the LOC106376327 gene encoding uncharacterized protein LOC106376327 yields MAMKRNGKSPASSESDESVMFFRDVSLGPHETRLRFRLIHFWEAQNPVKKTLIGLEMLLIDEQGTVIQGFIPPGRIKKYLPEMKRGSVYELINFYGSKNKPMYRVADHIATVSFAWNSELSVLHDIPIPFDEDRFRMHSYEDFEANCDLKGDLYDVLGHMKLVDGQALTERPTIDEAKLATTRHIMVHVQSHEGPVMKLYLWDQAATDFCKKFKSYENTPTVLLVTAVNTKRLGGNLALSSMSPTRVFMDYDVQPTIDYFAWLSSNPEIAKQVSAEVVTKRETMTISDIFSYMTLESAKDAFFECTATIDDVVHGSAWYYIACTGCHSKATKGANSLICTNPRCVKDTTAGVAQYRAKISVYDSSEQGFFVLLGDAGFQLTGRHASELVSSYFEANKDKGPDHEVPVPEALISIVGQTHKFCVKVTDHNFSGNTRAITVTKILPPETSSPTKGSVDNAIAATSMEAVQTGSEVCGPSKSRGDSADEESKRTFDSVDPEKVKRARCEK; encoded by the exons ATGGCGATGAAACGAAATGGAAAGTCTCCTGCGTCTTCCGAGTCTGACGAATCagtgatgttcttcagagatgtCTCTCTCGGTCCCCATGAAACCCGGTTGCGATTCCGACTCATCCATTTCTGGGAGGCTCAGAACCCGGTGAAGAAGACCCTTATTGGTCTGGAAATGCTTCTCATCGACGAGCAG GGAACTGTCATTCAAGGATTCATCCCACCAGGTCGTATTAAGAAATACCTGCCTGAGATGAAGCGAGGTTCAGTTTACGAACTCATCAACTTCTACGGATCGAAGAACAAACCGATGTATCGGGTTGCTGATCATATCGCAACCGTGTCCTTCGCATGGAACTCTGAGTTGTCGGTTCTTCACGACATTCCAATCCCTTTTGATGAAGACCGTTTCAGGATGCATTCGTATGAGGATTTTGAGGCCAACTGTGATCTCAAAGGTGACCTCTACG ATGTTCTTGGCCACATGAAGCTGGTTGATGGACAGGCTCTTACCGAGCGTCCCACCATTGATGAAGCGAAGCTCGCTACCACTCGGCACATTATGGTTCACGTGCAATCACATGA AGGACCTGTTATGAAGCTTTACCTCTGGGACCAGGCAGCAACGGACTTCTGCAAGAAGTTTAAGTCCTATGAAAACACTCCCACAGTTCTTTTGGTCACAGCTGTTAACACTAAACGTCTCGGAG GTAACCTGGCACTGAGTTCTATGTCTCCCACACGGGTTTTCATGGACTATGATGTGCAACCAACAATTGATTACTTCGCGTG GCTCTCCTCGAACCCAGAGATTGCTAAGCAGGTTAGTGCAGAGGTGGTCACTAAGCGGGAGACGATGACCATATCTGACATCTTCTCCTACATGACTCTGGAATCTGCAAAG GATGCCTTTTTTGAGTGCACTGCCACGATTGATGATGTGGTTCATGGATCTGCTTGGTACTATATTGCATGCACTGGGTGTCATAGTAAGGCTACCAAAGGCGCAAATTCATTGATTTGCACGAACCCAAGATGTGTGAAGGATACCACAGCTGGAGTTGCACA GTACCGTGCAAAGATTTCGGTCTATGACAGCAGTGAACAAGGTTTCTTTGTCCTGCTTGGTGATGCTGGTTTTCAGTTGACTGGGAGGCATGCATCTGAGTTGGTCAGCAGCTACTTTGAG GCCAATAAAGACAAAGGTCCTGACCATGAAGTGCCTGTCCCGGAAGCTCTGATCAGCATAGTCGGACAGACCCATAAGTTCTGTGTAAAAGTTACAGACCACAACTTCTCTGGCAACACCCGAGCAATCACTGTGACCAAGATCCTCCCTCCGGAGACATCATCACCCACAAAAGGCTCCGTTGATAACGCTATTGCTGCAACATCCATGGAAGCAGTGCAGACTGGAAGTGAAGTGTGTGGGCCTTCAAAAAGCCGTGGAGATTCTGCAGATGAAGAGAGTAAGAGAACGTTTGACAGTGTTGATCCAGAGAAAGTCAAACGGGCAAGGTGTGAGAAATAA